From the Cohaesibacter sp. ES.047 genome, one window contains:
- a CDS encoding class I SAM-dependent methyltransferase: MTESCATCRPERSKARLMPFGVHVVCGLPVVTRQRQKIVPMAFGDVVEIGFGSGLNLPHYDSSNVRHVIGVNPDDGLPQLGRRAIDRHEVSAELLVESAEAMSLPSQNADSVVVTYSLCSIPDVEAALGEARRILKPHGRLFFCEHGRSPSAHVAKWQDRLTPPWRAVAAGCHLNRDTGALLRDAGFALEQHDVFDLGLGTRILGTHHMGVATVR, encoded by the coding sequence ATGACGGAAAGCTGTGCGACCTGCAGGCCAGAGCGAAGCAAAGCCCGCCTGATGCCATTTGGCGTTCATGTGGTGTGCGGCCTTCCTGTGGTGACGCGTCAGCGGCAGAAGATCGTACCAATGGCCTTTGGGGATGTGGTCGAGATCGGCTTCGGCTCGGGCCTCAATCTTCCTCACTATGACAGCAGCAACGTGCGCCATGTGATCGGCGTCAATCCCGATGACGGCTTGCCTCAGCTTGGTCGGCGCGCGATAGATCGGCATGAGGTGTCAGCCGAGTTGCTGGTCGAGAGCGCCGAGGCGATGTCCCTGCCATCTCAAAACGCGGACTCGGTGGTCGTCACTTATTCCCTTTGTTCCATTCCCGATGTCGAGGCGGCTCTCGGTGAGGCGCGCCGGATTCTCAAGCCGCATGGGCGTTTGTTCTTTTGCGAGCATGGGCGTTCTCCATCCGCCCACGTGGCAAAATGGCAGGATCGGCTGACGCCGCCATGGCGTGCGGTTGCTGCGGGATGCCATCTCAACCGGGACACGGGCGCCTTGCTGCGTGATGCGGGATTTGCGCTCGAGCAGCATGACGTGTTCGATCTGGGTCTGGGCACACGCATTCTGGGCACGCACCATATGGGCGTTGCCACGGTGCGCTGA
- a CDS encoding MFS transporter — MLARSTGASSWRTPFVLLMLMAAANQLGFASWWNLLNNFAVNEVGYTGREIGIQQSIREIPGFLAFTAVFVLLIMREQTLALLALLFLGVGVGITGLLPSVYGLYFTTIIMSIGFHYYETTNQSLSLQWLPKETAPAQMGRILSVAAMAQLVAYSVIFVTWKSFNLSFALVFGIAGAMTITMVTFLAFTFPHFTAPHPQRKKLVLRSRYWLYYALTFMGGARRQIFTVFAGFMMVQRFGYEVDEISALFIINCLFNLVCAPYIGKFIGKFGERRMLTIEYIGLIIVFVSYALVTNPWIAAGLYVIDHAFFAMAIAMKTYFQKIADPTDIAPTAGVAFTINHIAAVVIPALFGLIWLVNPSAVFYIGAAMAFGSLVLARLVPRDPVEGNEWVGRHTGAPQAAE, encoded by the coding sequence ATGTTAGCCCGTTCGACAGGCGCCAGCAGCTGGCGCACCCCATTTGTCCTGCTGATGCTCATGGCTGCGGCCAACCAGCTCGGCTTTGCCAGTTGGTGGAACCTGCTCAACAACTTCGCCGTCAACGAAGTTGGCTATACGGGTCGGGAGATCGGTATCCAGCAATCGATCCGCGAGATTCCGGGCTTTCTGGCCTTCACTGCCGTTTTCGTTCTGCTGATCATGCGCGAGCAGACATTGGCGCTGCTGGCGCTTCTGTTCCTTGGTGTCGGCGTCGGTATCACCGGGCTGTTGCCGTCGGTCTATGGGCTCTATTTCACGACGATCATCATGTCGATTGGCTTTCATTATTATGAGACGACCAATCAGTCCCTGTCTCTGCAATGGTTGCCGAAGGAAACAGCGCCAGCCCAGATGGGCCGCATCCTGTCGGTCGCCGCGATGGCCCAGCTCGTCGCCTATAGCGTCATTTTCGTCACATGGAAAAGCTTCAACCTGTCCTTCGCGCTGGTGTTTGGCATCGCCGGGGCCATGACGATCACCATGGTGACCTTTCTGGCCTTCACCTTCCCGCACTTTACGGCCCCCCACCCTCAGCGCAAGAAGCTGGTGCTGCGCTCGCGCTATTGGCTCTATTATGCGCTCACTTTCATGGGTGGTGCCCGCCGACAGATCTTCACCGTGTTTGCCGGCTTCATGATGGTCCAGCGCTTCGGCTATGAAGTAGACGAGATTTCCGCGCTCTTCATCATCAATTGCCTGTTCAACCTGGTCTGCGCACCCTACATCGGCAAGTTCATCGGTAAGTTTGGCGAACGGCGGATGTTGACCATCGAATATATCGGGCTGATCATTGTCTTTGTCAGCTACGCGCTGGTCACAAACCCTTGGATCGCAGCGGGCCTCTACGTCATCGACCATGCCTTCTTTGCCATGGCGATTGCCATGAAGACCTACTTCCAGAAAATCGCCGATCCGACAGACATCGCACCGACTGCAGGTGTGGCCTTCACCATCAACCACATTGCAGCCGTGGTCATTCCGGCCCTGTTCGGGCTGATCTGGCTGGTCAATCCTTCGGCTGTTTTCTATATCGGAGCAGCCATGGCCTTTGGGTCTCTGGTGCTCGCCCGACTGGTGCCGCGTGATCCCGTGGAAGGCAACGAATGGGTCGGTCGTCACACAGGCGCACCACAGGCCGCAGAATAG
- a CDS encoding 2Fe-2S iron-sulfur cluster-binding protein — MAKITYVAHDGAKYEVDAPAGMSVMEAAVKNGVPGIEAECGGACSCATCHVYVDEAWTEKTGDPQAMEEDMLDFAQDANETSRLSCQIVMREDLDGLVVKIPEFQA; from the coding sequence ATGGCAAAGATTACCTATGTGGCGCATGATGGAGCCAAGTATGAAGTGGATGCCCCCGCAGGCATGTCCGTGATGGAAGCTGCCGTGAAGAATGGCGTTCCGGGCATTGAGGCTGAATGCGGCGGTGCCTGTTCCTGCGCCACTTGCCATGTCTATGTGGATGAGGCCTGGACCGAGAAGACGGGCGACCCGCAGGCCATGGAAGAAGATATGCTGGATTTTGCGCAGGATGCCAACGAGACCAGCCGTCTGTCCTGCCAGATCGTCATGCGCGAGGATCTGGACGGTCTGGTTGTCAAAATTCCAGAATTTCAGGCCTGA